Genomic segment of Parageobacillus genomosp. 1:
TCATCCAAGTCATCTTCCTCAAATATGTGCTGTTCATCCACAAATACCATTCTTCTTAACTCTAAGGCTTTCTGAATTTCTTCTTCACTTTCGGCTACTCTAATCTCGCAGATCTTCATTATTCCTCTCCTTTATCCTAATTTTTCGAATAATGAAAGAGCGGAACAAGCGCCGCATTTCGCGCATCCGGCCGAGCTGTTTGCGGAGGATAAATTCTCTTCCTGCAGTATAGCGGCCACGCGTCGGTAAACTTCAAGCATCAACTCACTAGATGGAGGGCTCACATTTTCCAGCTCTGTTCCACGGAGAGGGCGAAGCGGAACAACGAATGGATAGACACCTAACTTAGCTGCCCTTCGGCACCCTTCCAGCGTTTTTTCCAAGTCCTCTCCAAGCCCTATAATGACATACGTGCTTACCTGATTTCTGCCGAAGACGGCCACCGCTTTTTCAAACGCTTGGAAATACACTTCAAGCGAAATCTGGGACTTGGATGGCATCACCTTTTGCCGAACTTCTTCATCAAAAGACTCCACATGGAGGCCAATGGAATTGGCACCGGCATCTTTTAATACTTGATACAATGAATCGTCATCCGGAGGCTCGCACTGAACATGAATAGGGAGCTGGCTGACTTGACGGATACTTCTTACGCATTCGGCTAAATACAGAGCCCCCCGGTCTGTTTCGTTAGGCGTGCCTGTCGTCAACGTAATGTGCTTAATTCCATCAAGCTCTTCCGCTGCTTTAACCACTTCGGCAAGATGCTCCGGCTTTTTTTTCGCAATGGTGCTTCCCTGCTCCAAAGAATGGCCAATGGCGCAAAATTTGCATCGCTTATCTGGCGCCCAGCGGATACAGTTTTGAATGACGGTACTCGCCAGCACATCTGCTCCGTGCAGGACGGCGATTTTGTGATAGGGAATTCCATCCTTGGTACTTAATTCATAAAATTTAGGGCGCCGGACAGCTTCTATAAAAGTGAACGGCAAAGACTTTCCTTCATATTGAAGTAACAGACCCGAGGGTCCTTGAGCTAAAGAATAGGGAGAATGCTCTGCCGGCCCATTCAGCGTAGGGATCATAACAGCCTGCCCCTCCAGCAGAAAAGCCTGATCATCCGTCGGTCCTGCCCCCCCCCTTCTGCCTCCCTTTGTAAGCCCCTCCGTACGCAGCCCCTTATTCTGAAGATCTACTAACAACGATTCCAAACGAGTAGCAGGCGCGACTTCTTGTTTCACATGTTCATTTGAATTCATACAACTCCTCCTATTAAATGTAATATTTTATTACTTTCAATGTCATTTATATTTACATAAATTATAATAATAGGTAATAATGAATATGTAACGAGCCATTTTATCTCTTTTTTTACCAGCCAATTTTGATTTATCAATTATTTATGTAATCTTTTCTTACAAGGATATTAAGGTTTTTTCCATTTTTATTCTAAAATTTTTAGAAAGGGCACTTGAAATCGTTGTTAATTATCCAATGTTCCATTCATTAATTTCTTGTTAGATTTTATAACATAAAATCGTTTATTCATTTTCTATACTAAGGAGGGGGACAAAATGGAATGGAGACCAGATAGAACAAGCAAAATCCCGTTATATAAACAAATCGCTAATTATTTGGAATCCAGAATCTTAAACGGTGAGTTTCCACCGGGGAGCCGTTTGCCCTCCGAACGTGATTTAGCAAATCAATGGAAGGTTAACAGAAGTACGGTCACCAACGCTTTCGAGGAACTACGATCCGCCGGACTTGTGCATCGTATAATAGGACACGGAACAGTAGTAAACCGAGATATGCTGGGAAGCAGAACAAAACGATCCCCTAATTGGGATATGTATGTGAAACAAGGCTACTATCCACCAAATAACCCGCTAAATCAGAAAATTTATCGGTTTATTCGAACGGACGAGCAAATTATTAATTTTGCCATAGGAGAATTAAGCTCTGATTTACAGCCTATCAAATTAATGCAAGATATCTACAGCTCCATAGAATTGTGCAACGATTTAGGGTATGAACACATACAAGGCAATATCACACTGCGCGAAACCATTTCCGAGCATATGAAAACTTATCGAAATATCGAATCTACTCCTTCTTCCATTTTGATTACATCCGGAGCCCAACAGGCCATTCATCTCATTATTCGAGGTTTACTTAAACCTGGAGACGCAGTTGCCATTGAAGATCCTTCGTATGCCTATTCGCTTCCGATTTTCCATTCTGAAGGGTTACATACGCATCTATTGCCAGTACAAAACGAAGGAATTGACCCAGATCAAATCATCGCACTGCACAAAAGACACCGCCTCAAGATGCTGTTTCTGAATCCCACTTACCAAAATCCTACAGGAACGACACTTGGTCTTGAAAGAAGGCGCAGAATACTTGAAATATGCTCAAAATTTGGTATAGCCATTGTAGAAGACGATCCGTACAGCATTATCGGTTACGATGGCGCAAGTATCGACAGTATGAAATCGATGGATAAAGAAGGCTTGGTTCTCTATGTTAGTTCATTGACCAAAATTATCGCTTCCGGCCTTCGGATCGGCTGGATTTTGGGGCCGCAAACCGTTATTAACCACTTAGCTGACGTCAAGCAACAATTTGATTTCAGCCATCCTAGTCTTCCGCAATTAATTGCCGCAAAGTTGTTAAGTTCCAAACATTTTGATGAACACATCAGGCGTTTGAGGGAAGGACTGAAAATAAAAAGGGACTTGACGGTACGATCCTT
This window contains:
- a CDS encoding MSMEG_0568 family radical SAM protein; translated protein: MNSNEHVKQEVAPATRLESLLVDLQNKGLRTEGLTKGGRRGGAGPTDDQAFLLEGQAVMIPTLNGPAEHSPYSLAQGPSGLLLQYEGKSLPFTFIEAVRRPKFYELSTKDGIPYHKIAVLHGADVLASTVIQNCIRWAPDKRCKFCAIGHSLEQGSTIAKKKPEHLAEVVKAAEELDGIKHITLTTGTPNETDRGALYLAECVRSIRQVSQLPIHVQCEPPDDDSLYQVLKDAGANSIGLHVESFDEEVRQKVMPSKSQISLEVYFQAFEKAVAVFGRNQVSTYVIIGLGEDLEKTLEGCRRAAKLGVYPFVVPLRPLRGTELENVSPPSSELMLEVYRRVAAILQEENLSSANSSAGCAKCGACSALSLFEKLG
- a CDS encoding PLP-dependent aminotransferase family protein; this encodes MEWRPDRTSKIPLYKQIANYLESRILNGEFPPGSRLPSERDLANQWKVNRSTVTNAFEELRSAGLVHRIIGHGTVVNRDMLGSRTKRSPNWDMYVKQGYYPPNNPLNQKIYRFIRTDEQIINFAIGELSSDLQPIKLMQDIYSSIELCNDLGYEHIQGNITLRETISEHMKTYRNIESTPSSILITSGAQQAIHLIIRGLLKPGDAVAIEDPSYAYSLPIFHSEGLHTHLLPVQNEGIDPDQIIALHKRHRLKMLFLNPTYQNPTGTTLGLERRRRILEICSKFGIAIVEDDPYSIIGYDGASIDSMKSMDKEGLVLYVSSLTKIIASGLRIGWILGPQTVINHLADVKQQFDFSHPSLPQLIAAKLLSSKHFDEHIRRLREGLKIKRDLTVRSLENELKGIISFFVPEGGIHLWCKLNDEEIDENLLFKESLKNGVVFAPGSTLGSDHKYIRFTYGRVETKFIPEGIRRFAQSLKSLVQTC